Part of the Halorhabdus utahensis DSM 12940 genome, CCGACGGCCCAGACCGGGCCGGCACTGCTCCAGAAGGCCCGCGGCGAGGCGAAGAGTCTCGGCGTCCAGGCATCCATCGAAAGCCCGGACCTCGCGGACGACCTCGTGAGCAAGGCTGACGCGCAGGTACGCGCGCTCGTGAGCCAGATCGACGACGACGAGGCCCTGCCCGAAGAACTACAGGGCGTCGAGGTCGACACTGCATCTGAGACAGCCACAGCGGAACAGGCAGACGAAGAAGCTGAAGACGACACCGAGGACGCCACTGACGAAGCCGAGGACGCAGCCGACGATGACGATGATGACGGCGACGACGGTGGCGACGCACTCGGTGCGATGTTCGGATAACAACGGAGGACAACAATGGAATACGTTTACGCAGCACTCATCCTGAACGAAACGGGCGAAGAGATCAACGAAGACAACCTGACGAACGTACTCGACGCGGCCGGCGTCGACGTCGAGGAGTCCCGCGTGAAGGCCCTGGTGGCCGCACTCGAGGATGTCGACATCGACGAGGCCGTCGAAGAGGCCGCCGCCGTCCCCGCAGCGACGGGCGGCGCGGCCGGCGGCGAAGTCGAAGCTGACGACGAAGGCGGCGACGACGCTGAGGAAGCCGACGAGGAAGAAGCAGCCGACGAGGCGGAAGGCGGCGACGACGAAGACGAAGACGCCAGCGGTGAAGGCCTCGGCGAACTCTTCGGGTAAGACCGACCACCGCAGTTTCGGCCCTTTTTGTGCGAACTGCTTTCCCGTCGAGTTACAGCATTCCGTTCGGCTGAGCGGCGACAGCAATATTGCTTATAATTTGCAATACTATTTGATCCGATACAGTCCGGCCAAGACTGAGATTGTATAAAAAACCCAAATATATGGGATCGCCTCCTTACGAATATCCGAAATAGAGCGTTGATGGACAGATATAGAATATCGAATACCGGTTAAAATTGTGGATTATTAGCAATACTATGGGAACGCTTATGTGGATTCGGGTGATACACGGAATCGATACATGGCTGACGTCGACTTCCCGACACCAGCGGAAACAGCGGAGACAATCACTCCGAAAGCCCTCAAATCCCGGATCGATGCCGGAGAGGCAGTCACGATCCTAGACGTTCGGATGGGAAGCGAGTACGAGAAGTGGCATATCGACGGGGACTCAGTCGAGACAATCAACGTGCCGTACTACGAATTCCTCGACGACGATATCAGTGGAGACGTCTTTGATTCGATCCCCGACGATCGAACGGTTACGGTCGTGTGTGCGAAGGGAGAAGCCAGCGAGTACATTGCCGGTGTGCTCAAAGCGCGTGGCTACGACGCCCAAAGCGTTGCCGAGGGGATGAACGGCTGGGCGGAGATCTACGAGGCCGTCGAAGTCGAGGGCCACGACGGCCCTGGCACGGTCTTGCAGTATCAGCGACCCTCTAGCGGCTGTCTGGGATACCTCGTCGTCGACGGCGACGAGGCCGCAGTCATCGATCCGCTCCGTGCGTTCACTGATCGGTATCTCGACGACGCCGAGGACCACGATGCGGATCTCGTCTACGCACTGGATACTCACGTCCACGCAGACCACGTCTCCGGGATCCGTGCGCTCGCAGACGCGGGGGTCGAGGCAGTCCTGCCAGCGGCGGCGATCGACCGCGGCGTCGAAGACGCAGACGACCTGACTGCCGCCGAGGACGGCGACGTCTTCACCATCGGCGACGTCGAGATTGAAGCGATCCACACACCCGGGCACACGACCGGCATGACCTCTTATCTCGTGGGCGACGCGCTGCTCGCGACCGGCGACGGCCTGTTCGTCGAAAGCGTCGCCCGACCGGACCTGGAAGCCGGCGACGATGGGGCCGAGGACGCCGCTCGGCAACTCTACGAGACCCTACAAGATCGGATCTTGACGCTAGCGGACGACGTGCTCATCGCCGGTGGGCACACCAGCGACGCGGCCGAGCCAGCTGCCGACGGCACCTACACCGCGCCGCTTGGGGATCTCCGTGCGGAGATGGAGGCCCTCTCGATGGACGAAGACGATTTCGTCGAGTTGATCCTGGCGGACATGCCGCCCCGGCCGGCCAACTTCGAGGACATCATCGCGACCAACCTGGGTCAGAACTGGATCGACGACGAGGAAGCGTTCACGCTGGAGCTCGGTCCGAACAACTGCGCGGCCAGCCAGGATTCACTCGCCGGGGACTGATCGACGCATATGTTCCCGGACCCGATCGTCCTGTCGCTGTTCGAGCAGTTCTTTCCCGAGGGGATCGCCCGCTACGCCATCGGCGGGCTGTTCGTCGGTCTCGGGACAGCCGTCATCTACGCAGCCACGGCCATCGCCCCCGGCGCGAGCACGTTCCTCGAATCGACGCTGACGTTCGTCTCGGATCGATCGCGCTTCCAGCAGTACCGCGCCACGCGTGACTGGCGGATCGTCTTCACCGTGGGGATCGTCCTCGGGGCAGCCGTCTACGCCCTCATCTGGCAGGGCGAGGTCTGGACGACCGACGTCCAGCCCTGGCGGCTCCTGGCCGGGGGGATCCTCGTCGGGATCGGCACCCGAATCGGGAAAGGTTGCACCTCCGGCCACGGCGTCTGCGGGATCGGCTCGCGCTCGAAGACATCGCTGGTCG contains:
- the rpl12p gene encoding 50S ribosomal protein P1, yielding MEYVYAALILNETGEEINEDNLTNVLDAAGVDVEESRVKALVAALEDVDIDEAVEEAAAVPAATGGAAGGEVEADDEGGDDAEEADEEEAADEAEGGDDEDEDASGEGLGELFG
- a CDS encoding YeeE/YedE family protein — translated: MFPDPIVLSLFEQFFPEGIARYAIGGLFVGLGTAVIYAATAIAPGASTFLESTLTFVSDRSRFQQYRATRDWRIVFTVGIVLGAAVYALIWQGEVWTTDVQPWRLLAGGILVGIGTRIGKGCTSGHGVCGIGSRSKTSLVGVITFLGVAIATAQVVMALGVSP
- a CDS encoding MBL fold metallo-hydrolase codes for the protein MADVDFPTPAETAETITPKALKSRIDAGEAVTILDVRMGSEYEKWHIDGDSVETINVPYYEFLDDDISGDVFDSIPDDRTVTVVCAKGEASEYIAGVLKARGYDAQSVAEGMNGWAEIYEAVEVEGHDGPGTVLQYQRPSSGCLGYLVVDGDEAAVIDPLRAFTDRYLDDAEDHDADLVYALDTHVHADHVSGIRALADAGVEAVLPAAAIDRGVEDADDLTAAEDGDVFTIGDVEIEAIHTPGHTTGMTSYLVGDALLATGDGLFVESVARPDLEAGDDGAEDAARQLYETLQDRILTLADDVLIAGGHTSDAAEPAADGTYTAPLGDLRAEMEALSMDEDDFVELILADMPPRPANFEDIIATNLGQNWIDDEEAFTLELGPNNCAASQDSLAGD